A genomic window from Brachyspira sp. SAP_772 includes:
- a CDS encoding PD-(D/E)XK nuclease family protein — MLKTIIKKFQEDEKIKTELFKHIISKRESIFKELANKPPYINIFNLISIEEQEKFNSQMLYDILKVNINKNIDECDIKLNFAKLFIEFLFNKYNVEYKNNILEECKFEVKKEFQTQKNKFIDLLIWDNKKNYAVIIENKVNSGDNGENQIADYYNDIKNRKIKNIYVVYLTRYGYEPSENSLNNELKNNIGNNLFCIPHSFITSWLESILESDMFTKLIEKEKDYKVLESAMIQFIQNENYLSGIEPDNKVINNILLNDEKLNELYESIEDITKYDEYIEIYNNAADIISDKIRYKKLEILKSRKEEDIKFTISLQEKLLNKYNGKIDETDEDTIYEHLLNYNNNWSNYKYFDKIKTELYILNTHDNIKLCLSTYDENNKQKLLKLENEILDKKFNKDIEHKKKLLYSKNIEFNNETFNEKLEEIYKDYTELYNLLFRRR; from the coding sequence ATGCTAAAAACTATAATCAAAAAATTTCAAGAAGATGAAAAAATCAAAACAGAATTATTCAAACATATCATATCAAAAAGAGAATCCATATTTAAGGAACTTGCTAATAAGCCTCCTTATATAAACATATTTAACTTAATTTCAATAGAAGAGCAAGAAAAATTTAATTCTCAAATGTTGTATGATATATTGAAAGTAAATATCAACAAAAATATTGACGAGTGTGATATAAAACTAAATTTCGCCAAACTGTTTATAGAATTTTTATTTAATAAATATAATGTAGAATATAAAAATAATATATTAGAGGAATGTAAATTTGAAGTAAAAAAAGAATTTCAAACGCAAAAGAATAAATTTATAGATTTGCTTATATGGGATAACAAAAAAAATTATGCTGTAATAATAGAAAATAAAGTTAATAGCGGAGATAATGGGGAAAATCAAATTGCTGATTATTATAATGATATAAAAAATAGAAAGATAAAAAATATATATGTAGTTTATCTAACAAGATATGGATACGAACCATCTGAAAATAGTTTAAATAATGAATTAAAAAATAATATAGGAAATAATCTTTTTTGTATACCTCATAGTTTTATAACTTCATGGCTTGAAAGTATTTTAGAAAGTGATATGTTTACTAAATTAATAGAAAAAGAGAAAGACTATAAAGTATTAGAATCTGCTATGATTCAATTTATTCAAAACGAAAATTATTTATCTGGAATAGAGCCTGACAATAAAGTAATTAATAATATTCTTCTTAATGATGAAAAGCTCAATGAATTATATGAAAGTATAGAAGATATTACAAAATATGATGAATATATAGAAATATATAATAATGCCGCAGATATTATAAGTGATAAAATAAGATATAAAAAATTAGAGATATTAAAAAGCAGAAAAGAAGAAGATATTAAATTTACAATATCATTGCAAGAGAAATTATTAAATAAATATAATGGAAAAATAGATGAAACAGATGAAGACACTATATATGAACATTTGTTAAACTATAATAATAACTGGTCTAATTATAAATATTTTGATAAGATTAAGACAGAGTTGTATATATTAAATACTCATGATAATATAAAATTATGTCTGTCTACATATGATGAAAATAATAAACAAAAATTATTAAAATTAGAAAATGAAATATTAGATAAAAAATTTAATAAAGATATAGAGCATAAGAAAAAACTTTTATATTCAAAAAATATAGAATTCAATAATGAAACTTTTAATGAGAAATTAGAAGAAATCTATAAAGATTATACAGAATTATATAATTTGCTTTTTAGAAGAAGATAA
- the pepF gene encoding oligoendopeptidase F codes for MSSENKSNTLIERKDVKIEDTWDLSLLYKNDEEFEKDFKSMEDFSKEVSKFKGNLSKSAAELKNILDTIMKASIVLEKLGSYAFLKQTEDLTNNDSNIKVARFAKLSSEISANMSYFEPELMSIDDEKINGFLKDEVLKDYLIYLRNILKYKPHTLSEKEERILALQGELSSTASNVFDTLNDADLDFGELEHNGKKTPLTHATFSSFQESQDREIRKNSYNQFYKEYDKHKNTLAELYASQIKQDIFDARIRNYNSVREMELFADDIPVSVYDSLIESVHNALPALHSYYEYCASKLGINDFRQYDKYAPVVKDVKLYHTFDEAIDVLNKALSPLGEEYISTLTKGLNSRWVDKYENKGKTSGAFSAGCYVSEPYILMNFRDESIESVFTLAHEAGHSMHSYYSRKNNPFQHHDYTIFEAEVASTFNEKLLFNYLMQNESKKEVKAFLLNKDINGFVATVFRQTMFAEFEHIIHKEAEDGNPTTLELIRNVYKDLLKKYFGEKSVLEETSDLEALRIPHFYRSFYVYKYATGMSAAVALSNGILEGNAKGDYTNRDNYLKFLRSGGSRTPIENLKVAGVDMTKPEVVESALKLFAKEVEELKALN; via the coding sequence ATGAGTAGTGAAAATAAATCAAATACTTTAATAGAAAGAAAAGATGTAAAAATAGAAGATACTTGGGATTTAAGTTTATTATATAAAAATGATGAAGAGTTTGAAAAAGATTTTAAATCAATGGAAGATTTTTCAAAAGAGGTGAGTAAGTTTAAAGGAAATCTATCAAAATCAGCAGCCGAATTAAAAAACATATTAGACACTATAATGAAAGCTTCTATTGTTTTGGAAAAGTTAGGCTCTTATGCATTCTTAAAACAAACAGAAGATTTAACTAATAATGATTCTAATATAAAAGTTGCAAGATTTGCAAAACTTTCTTCAGAGATATCTGCTAACATGAGTTATTTTGAGCCTGAACTTATGAGCATTGATGATGAAAAAATTAATGGCTTTTTGAAAGATGAAGTATTAAAAGATTATTTAATTTATTTAAGAAACATACTAAAATACAAGCCTCATACATTGTCAGAAAAAGAGGAGAGAATATTAGCTCTTCAAGGTGAATTATCTTCAACAGCTTCAAATGTGTTCGATACTTTAAATGATGCTGATTTAGACTTTGGTGAATTAGAACATAATGGTAAAAAAACTCCTCTTACTCATGCAACATTCTCAAGTTTTCAAGAAAGCCAAGATAGAGAAATAAGAAAAAACAGCTACAATCAATTTTATAAAGAATATGATAAACACAAAAATACATTAGCAGAACTTTATGCAAGCCAAATTAAGCAGGATATATTTGACGCTAGAATAAGAAATTATAACAGCGTACGAGAGATGGAATTATTTGCTGATGATATACCTGTGAGTGTTTATGATAGTTTAATTGAAAGTGTTCATAATGCTTTGCCTGCACTTCATAGTTACTACGAATATTGTGCTAGTAAATTAGGTATTAACGACTTTAGGCAATATGACAAATATGCCCCAGTGGTAAAAGATGTTAAGTTATATCATACGTTTGATGAGGCAATAGATGTTTTAAATAAGGCCTTATCACCACTGGGTGAAGAATATATATCAACTCTCACAAAAGGTCTTAATTCAAGATGGGTTGATAAATATGAGAATAAAGGAAAAACTAGCGGAGCATTTTCTGCGGGCTGTTACGTATCAGAGCCTTATATATTGATGAACTTCAGAGATGAAAGTATTGAATCAGTATTTACTTTAGCTCATGAGGCAGGACATAGTATGCATAGCTATTACAGCAGAAAAAATAACCCTTTCCAGCATCATGATTATACTATATTTGAAGCTGAAGTTGCCTCCACTTTCAATGAAAAACTTTTATTTAATTATCTTATGCAAAATGAAAGCAAAAAAGAAGTTAAGGCATTTTTACTCAATAAAGATATAAACGGATTTGTTGCTACAGTGTTTAGACAGACAATGTTTGCAGAGTTTGAGCATATAATCCACAAAGAAGCAGAAGACGGCAACCCTACAACATTAGAGCTTATAAGAAATGTTTATAAAGATTTACTTAAAAAATATTTTGGAGAGAAATCTGTTCTTGAAGAGACAAGCGATTTAGAGGCTTTGAGAATACCTCATTTCTATCGTTCATTTTATGTTTATAAATATGCTACAGGTATGTCAGCTGCTGTTGCTTTATCTAATGGGATACTTGAAGGCAATGCCAAAGGCGACTACACAAACAGAGACAATTATTTGAAATTCCTAAGAAGCGGAGGAAGCAGGACCCCTATAGAGAATCTAAAAGTTGCAGGTGTTGATATGACTAAGCCTGAGGTTGTAGAGAGTGCTTTAAAACTATTTGCTAAAGAGGTAGAAGAATTAAAGGCGTTAAATTGA